From the Meriones unguiculatus strain TT.TT164.6M chromosome 12, Bangor_MerUng_6.1, whole genome shotgun sequence genome, one window contains:
- the Cytl1 gene encoding cytokine-like protein 1, with translation MAPRILPLLLPLLLLVMAWPLAVQPAPPTCYFRMLTLSREIMADFQSLQASEPEDPCVRYLPWLYLDIHNSCVLAKLRDFVASPQCWKVAEVDALKERVRKLYIIMKSFCRRDLVFNSDDCNALEHPIPETMGPSDWQS, from the exons ATGGCACCCAGGATACTGCCTCTgttgctgccgctgctgctgctggtgatgGCCTGGCCTCTGGCAGTACAGCCTGCACCCCCAACCTGCTACTTCAGGATGCTGACCCTGAGCCGTGAGATCATGGCAGATTTCCAGAGCCTGCAGGCTTCAGAGCCTGAG GATCCATGTGTGAGGTACTTGCCCTGGCTCTACCTGGACATCCAT AATTCCTGTGTGCTGGCCAAGCTGCGGGATTTTGTGGCCTCTCCTCAATGCTGGAAAGTGGCTGAAGTGGACGCTCTGAAGGAAAGAGTGCGGAAGCTGTATATCATCATGAAATCCTTCTGCAGGCGG GACTTAGTGTTCAACTCAGATGACTGCAATGCTTTGGAACACCCGATCCCTGAGACCATGGGTCCTTCAGACTGGCAGAGCTAA